From the genome of Etheostoma spectabile isolate EspeVRDwgs_2016 chromosome 10, UIUC_Espe_1.0, whole genome shotgun sequence, one region includes:
- the pfdn6 gene encoding prefoldin subunit 6 — translation MAEAIQKKLKAEVEKYAQMQKDVSKSMSARQKLETQLTENNIVKEELDLLDSTNTVYKLIGPVLVKQDLDEAKATVTKRLEYINGEIQRYETVLKDMEKKSEQHREVLSSLQQEFQRAQGLAVGKV, via the exons ATGGCAGAGGCCATTCAAAAGAAACTGAAAGCGGAAGTCGAAAAATATGCACAAATGCAGAAAG atgttagcAAGAGCATGTCAGCCAGACAGAAGCTGGAGACGCAGCTGACAGAGAACAACATTGTCAAAGAG GAGCTTGATCTGCTggacagcacaaacacagtGTATAAGCTTATCGGTCCAGTATTGGTGAAGCAAGACCTGGATGAGGCCAAAGCCACAGTCACAAAAAGGCTGGAGTACATCAATGGAGAGAT TCAAAGGTACGAAACGGTCCTGAAAGACATGGAAAAGAAATCTGAGCAGCATCGAGAAGTCTTGTCCAGTTTACAGCAGGAGTTCCAGAGAGCTCAGGGCCTGGCTGTCGGCAAAGTCTGA
- the mmgt1 gene encoding ER membrane protein complex subunit 5 translates to MASSFWKGVVGVGLFALAHAAFSAAQHRSYMRLTEKENETLPIDIVLQTLLSFVMTCYGIVHIAGEFKDMDASSELKNKTFDTLRNHPSFYLFNHRGRVLFRSPEEEPSSVRNQQALPNPIRLRKLEHLH, encoded by the exons ATGGCCTCGTCGTTCTGGAAAGGTGTTGTCGGCGTCGGACTTTTTGCCTTAGCTCATGCAGCTTTCTCTGCAGCACAGC ATCGATCGTACATGCGACTCACAGAGAAGGAAAACGAGACATTACCAATTGAC ATTGTATTACAGACCTTGTTATCGTTTGTGATGACCTGTTATGGTATCGTTCACATCGCTGGAGAGTTCAAAGACATGGACGCCTCCTCAGAGCTCAAAAACAA AACATTTGATACACTGAGGAACCACCCATCCTTTTACCTTTTCAATCACCGGGGTCGGGTTCTATTCCGCTCGCCCGAGGAGGAACCCTCCTCAGTACGCAACCAGCAAGCTCTTCCCAACCCCATCCGGCTACGCAAGCTGGAGCATTTGCACTGA
- the ints6l gene encoding integrator complex subunit 6, protein MPILLFLLDTSASMNQRTYLGTTYLDVAKGAVEVFMKLRARDPASRGDRYMLVTFDDPPYGVKAGWKENHATFMCELKNLQASGLTTLGHALRTAFDLLNLNRLVSGIDNYGQGRNPFFLEPSVIITITDGNKLTQSSGVPDELHLPLNSPLAGSELTKEPFRWDQRLFALVLRLPGAATPDTEQLGSVPTDESAITQMCEVTGGRSYCVRTQRMLNQCLESLVQKVQSGVVINFEKTGLDPPLVGEDNSVEPSRPVSTIGPQPWQSCHKLIYVRPNPKTGVPVGHWPIPESFWPDQNSPSLPPRTAHPVVRFSCVDCEPMVIDKLPFDKYELEPSPLTQFILERKSPHMCWQVFVNSSGKQNDLGQPFGYLKASTTLTCVNLFVMPYNYPVLLPLLDDLFKVHKLKPNLKWRQAFEMYLKTMPPYFLLPLKKALRMMGAPNLIADTIDCGLSYSVISYLKKLSQQAKVESERLIVSVGKRAPQETGIKVKNHSNTLSLAHRRDFKQLLQGITGEGPLRLGDINFKEFAGFQIALLNKDLKPQAYRNAYDIPRRNLLDQLTRMRSNLLRTSQKLIRGQDEDYLHSIPVAQMGNYQEYLKMMPSPLREIDPDQPKRLHTFGNPFKQDKKGMMIDEADEFVAGPQSKKRGNSSDSNSNTTMKRRRSMSPLLRRPQTPPASTNHVVAGKSPVAVQGQQNLLKPIPQHKGVDDNNVGVTESNGDRVFEPESGEVWPSEMDTEGESPSPLSLEEKAGPAAADQGEDVDQMEESLVEDSLEEQPLEEKHNCDRLSPQSQLDDTEAEPPVLETIVIPPLDGSQAELKSQVIKEVRKPGRNYEAILCLLQQVKGSVDVQRYFIQHAIKEAIRFKKRVLIQQLETSLAELEKQATSAQLPNDHDS, encoded by the exons GCAGGCTGGAAGGAGAACCATGCCACCTTCATGTGCGAGCTGAAGAACCTGCAGGCGTCTGGGCTGACTACGTTAGGTCACGCCCTCCGCACGGCCTTCGACCTGCTCAACCTCAACCGCCTGGTCTCGGGCATCGACAACTACGGACAG GGCCGTAACCCCTTCTTCCTCGAGCCATCTGTGATCATCACTATCACTGACGGGAACAAACTTACTCAGAGCTCTGGGGTGCCAGATGAG CTGCACCTGCCTCTGAACTCTCCGCTGGCGGGCAGCGAGCTGACCAAGGAGCCCTTCCGCTGGGACCAGCGTCTGTTCGCGTTGGTGCTGAGGCTGCCGGGAGCTGCCACACCAGACACCGAGCAGCTTGGTAGCGTCCCCACAGATGAGTCTGCCATCACCCAGATGTGTGAAGTCACTGGAG ggCGATCGTACTGTGTGCGGACACAGAGGATGTTGAACCAGTGTCTAGAGTCTCTGGTCCAAAAGGTTCAAAGTGGTGTCGTCATCAATTTTGAGAAGACAGGGTTAGATCCGCCTCTCGTTGGGGAAG ACAACTCAGTGGAGCCGAGTCGTCCTGTGTCAACCATTGGCCCTCAGCCGTGGCAAAGTTGCCACAAACTCATCTACGTGCGACCGAACCCAAAGACAGGAGTTCCAGTTGGGCACTGGCCCATACCAGAGTCCTTCTGGCcggaccagaattctccttccCTG CCACCTCGCACTGCACATCCCGTGGTGCGTTTCTCGTGTGTGGACTGTGAGCCCATGGTGATCGACAAGCTTCCCTTTGACAAGTATGAACTGGAGCCGTCCCCGCTCACCCAGTTCATTTTGGAAAGAAAGTCTCCACACATGTGCTGGCAG GTGTTTGTTAACAGCAGCGGGAAACAAAATGACCTGGGGCAGCCCTTTGGTTATCTTAAAGCCAGCACCACCCTCACCTGTGTCAACCTGTTTGTCATGCCTTACAACTACCCAGTGCTTCTTCCCCTCCTCG ATGATTTGTTTAAAGTGCACAAACTCAAACCAAACCTCAAGTGGCGGCAGGCGTTTGAGATGTACCTGAAGACAATGCCTCCATACTTCCTTTTG CCCTTAAAGAAGGCGTTGAGGATGATGGGTGCACCCAACCTTATTGCAGACACCATCGACTGTGGCCTGAGTTACAGTGTTATCTCTTACCTGAAGAAGCTCAGCCAGCAG GCAAAGGTGGAATCAGAACGTCTAATCGTGTCTGTGGGGAAGAGGGCTCCTCAAGAAACTGGCATAAAGGTGAAGAACCACTCCAACACCCTCTCTCTGGCCCACCGGCGGGACTTTAAGCAGTTGCTGCAGGGAATCACCGGGGAGGGGCCCCTTCGCCTGGGGGACATCAACTTCAAAGAGTTCGCTGGCTTCCAGATCGCCCTGCTCAATAAG GATCTAAAACCTCAAGCTTATCGAAATGCCTACGACATCCCGCGACGGAACCTTCTGGATCAACTCACCCGGATGCGCTCCAATCTGCTGCGGACGTCTCAAAAACTGATCCGAGGGCAAGATGAAG ACTATCTGCACAGTATCCCAGTGGCGCAGATGGGAAACTATCAGGAGTACCTCAAAATGATGCCGTCTCCTTTGAGAGAGATCGACCCCGACCAACCTAAACGCCTGCACACCTTTGGGAATCCTTTCAAGCAGGATAAGAAg GGGATGATGATCGATGAGGCAGATGAGTTTGTTGCAGGCCCTCAAAGTAAGAAAAGAGGAAATTCCAGCGATTCCAACTCCAATACTACTATGAAGAGAAGGCGGAGCATGTCCCCGTTACTGCGGCGGCCACAGACTCCACCAGCGAGCACCAACCACGTGGTGGCGGGAAAGAGTCCGGTAGCAGTCCAAGGCCAGCAAAACCTCCTCAAACCCATCCCACAGCACAAAG GAGTGGACGACAACAACGTGGGGGTCACCGAGAGTAACGGTGACAGGGTTTTTGAGCCTGAGTCGGGGGAGGTCTGGCCCTCTGAGATGGACACTGAAGGAGAGAGCCCGTCTCCACTGAGCCTGGAGGAGAAGGCCgggccagcagcagcagatcaGGGGGAGGACGTGGACCAGATGGAAGAGAGCCTAGTGGAAGATAGTCTGGAGGAGCAGCCGCTGGAGGAGAAACACAACTGCGACCGACTAAGTCCACAGAGCCAGCTGGACGACACGGAGGCTGAGCCGCCCGTGTTGGAGACCATAGTCATACCCCCCCTAGATGGCAGCCAGGCAGAGCTGAAGAGCCAGGTCATCAAGGAGGTCCGCAAACCTGGGCGAA acTATGAGGCAATACTCTGTCTACTGCAGCAGGTTAAAGGATCAGTTGATGTCCAAAGGTACTTCATCCAACATGCTATCAAAGAAGCCATCAG GTTCAAGAAGCGGGTACTGATCCAGCAGCTGGAGACGTCCCTGGCTGAGTTGGAGAAGCAAGCGACATCCGCACAGCTTCCCAACGATCATGACAGTTAG